In the genome of Hyphobacterium sp. CCMP332, one region contains:
- a CDS encoding ATP-binding cassette domain-containing protein translates to MSEKLLEALLQLFALVAKVDGVKVEERQVIKDFLKEQINADEAELYIKIFDEYAGKDIKTSDTTKTLKICNQVNQEMTQQQKIVIIYRLLELILADKVISASENDFILTVASSFNIEEALFNDMKSFVVEDDLRNLNQANLIIIDGIKKSPDNSQKHIYEAYFPGQMGVFRIPELEMYIAKYLGDKELYLNGIPLKNNRIYNFPTGSNIRSGKTQPIYYSDVVSVFLKDQHTSHISYEARDVLYTFPGGKIGLQDINIREVSGKLIGIMGASGSGKSTLMNVLNGTAEPSDGIILINGIDLYKEQHKTEGMIGFVPQDDLLIEDLTVYQNLYYAAKLCFKDYNDEQIDELVLSTLGRLGLQETKDLKVGSPLKKTISGGQRKRLNIGLELLREPSILFVDEPTSGLSSRDSENIMDLLKELSLRGKLIFVVIHQPSSDIFKMFDRLFILDVGGYPVYYGNPVEGVVYFKKQTNQINSDQGECSECGNVNPEQIFNILETRIVDEYGKITNKRKLSPEKWYNVYQENIDLPEIEHYDEKPEGTLKKPNVFSQWWIFLTRDFLSKISNTQYLAINLLEAPFLAFLLAYIVRYYTQSETNEFGYLFGKNVNIPAYIFMAVIVALFMGLTVSAEEIIRDRKILKREVFLKLSRASYLLSKTALLFSLSAIQTVFFVFIGNYILGIQGLSYEYWLVLFTVSCFANMLGLNISSAFNSAVTVYILIPILLIPQLMLGGVLVKFDEINPNLTALDKVPLFGEVMASRWAFEALSVNQFKNNEFEKDFYLYDRVIADSEFKTSFLIPELINKADYTLQFLSSKDPKVQERLSYNVRLIKNEIEKLLKNYDKLEFPEIERLDSDYIQRDALEDVIDYLDYLNLYFSKVNQNAMSEKDKIVAEMTKTEEDEKAFRMKQYLYHNDQLQKLVTNSTSLVRFVETEEQIIQEVNPIYKRPNIPDSPISFRTHFYAPEKYFMGKFYNTLPFNVVLIWVMTILLFVLLYFDVLRKLVDYFGNLSKYR, encoded by the coding sequence ATGAGCGAAAAACTTCTCGAAGCTTTATTACAATTGTTTGCACTCGTCGCCAAAGTTGATGGTGTTAAGGTGGAAGAGCGTCAGGTAATCAAAGATTTTCTAAAAGAACAGATCAACGCCGATGAGGCAGAACTGTATATTAAAATATTTGATGAGTATGCGGGAAAGGACATTAAAACATCGGATACCACTAAAACTCTAAAGATTTGTAATCAGGTCAATCAGGAGATGACACAGCAACAGAAAATTGTCATCATTTACAGATTGCTCGAATTGATATTGGCAGATAAAGTCATCTCTGCTTCAGAAAATGATTTTATTTTAACCGTTGCAAGCTCTTTTAATATAGAAGAAGCACTTTTCAACGACATGAAATCTTTTGTCGTGGAAGATGATTTGCGCAATTTAAATCAGGCCAATCTGATTATCATTGACGGGATTAAGAAAAGCCCAGATAACAGCCAAAAGCACATATACGAAGCTTATTTCCCGGGTCAAATGGGCGTTTTTAGAATCCCAGAGCTTGAAATGTATATAGCAAAATACCTGGGGGATAAAGAGCTCTATTTGAATGGTATACCCTTAAAAAACAACAGGATATATAACTTTCCGACAGGTAGCAATATAAGATCCGGTAAAACTCAACCGATCTATTACAGTGATGTTGTTTCTGTATTCTTAAAAGATCAGCATACCTCTCATATATCCTATGAAGCGAGAGATGTTCTGTATACATTTCCCGGTGGTAAAATAGGTCTTCAGGATATAAATATTCGAGAAGTTTCAGGTAAACTCATAGGTATTATGGGTGCAAGTGGATCCGGAAAATCAACTTTAATGAATGTTTTGAATGGCACTGCTGAGCCTTCAGACGGAATAATATTAATAAACGGTATTGATCTCTACAAAGAACAGCATAAAACAGAGGGAATGATTGGATTTGTACCTCAGGATGACCTCCTGATCGAAGATCTAACCGTTTACCAAAATCTGTATTATGCGGCCAAGCTCTGTTTTAAAGACTATAATGATGAGCAAATAGATGAACTGGTATTAAGTACTTTGGGTAGATTGGGTTTGCAGGAAACAAAAGACCTAAAAGTTGGTAGCCCATTGAAAAAAACCATTTCCGGTGGTCAGAGAAAACGTCTAAATATCGGTCTTGAGCTTTTGAGGGAACCTTCAATTTTGTTCGTCGATGAGCCAACCTCAGGTCTTTCCTCCAGAGATTCTGAAAATATAATGGATTTGCTAAAAGAACTATCTCTTAGAGGTAAACTGATCTTTGTAGTAATTCATCAGCCCTCCTCAGATATTTTCAAAATGTTTGATCGCCTTTTCATTTTAGACGTAGGGGGTTATCCCGTTTATTACGGCAACCCTGTGGAAGGTGTGGTCTATTTCAAAAAGCAAACAAATCAAATCAACAGCGACCAGGGAGAATGCTCAGAATGCGGAAATGTTAATCCCGAACAGATTTTTAATATTCTGGAGACCAGAATAGTTGATGAATATGGAAAAATTACCAATAAAAGAAAATTAAGTCCCGAGAAGTGGTATAATGTCTATCAGGAAAATATTGACTTACCTGAAATCGAACATTATGACGAAAAACCGGAAGGCACCTTAAAAAAACCCAATGTATTTTCACAATGGTGGATATTCCTGACAAGGGATTTTCTCTCAAAAATCAGCAATACCCAATATCTTGCCATAAATCTGCTTGAAGCACCTTTTTTAGCCTTCTTATTGGCTTATATCGTAAGATATTATACTCAAAGTGAAACCAATGAATTTGGATATCTATTTGGAAAAAACGTCAATATTCCGGCTTATATATTCATGGCGGTCATAGTCGCTTTATTTATGGGGCTAACGGTGAGTGCCGAAGAAATTATAAGAGATCGAAAAATTCTCAAAAGAGAGGTATTTTTAAAGTTAAGCCGAGCGAGTTATTTATTATCAAAGACGGCATTGCTTTTTTCATTGTCAGCAATTCAGACTGTATTTTTTGTATTTATTGGTAATTATATTCTTGGAATTCAGGGGCTTAGCTACGAATATTGGCTCGTATTATTTACCGTTTCGTGTTTTGCAAATATGCTGGGTTTAAATATCTCATCAGCATTCAATTCAGCAGTAACCGTTTATATTTTGATACCGATTTTGCTAATTCCTCAGCTGATGCTGGGAGGTGTATTGGTAAAATTTGATGAAATAAATCCCAATTTAACAGCCTTGGATAAAGTGCCACTTTTTGGTGAGGTAATGGCATCCAGATGGGCTTTTGAAGCATTAAGTGTTAATCAGTTTAAGAACAATGAATTTGAAAAGGACTTTTATCTTTATGACAGGGTCATCGCTGATTCGGAATTTAAAACTTCATTTCTTATTCCGGAATTAATAAACAAAGCAGATTATACGCTTCAGTTTCTAAGTTCGAAGGATCCGAAAGTTCAGGAAAGATTATCCTACAATGTACGTTTGATAAAGAATGAAATAGAAAAGCTCTTAAAGAATTACGACAAACTCGAATTTCCTGAAATAGAACGTCTTGATTCAGATTATATTCAAAGAGATGCCTTGGAAGACGTTATTGACTATTTGGATTATCTCAATTTATATTTTTCCAAGGTCAATCAAAATGCCATGTCGGAAAAAGACAAAATCGTTGCTGAAATGACCAAGACAGAAGAAGATGAAAAGGCTTTCAGAATGAAACAATATTTGTATCACAACGACCAGTTGCAAAAACTTGTGACTAATAGTACCAGCCTGGTGCGATTCGTTGAGACTGAAGAACAAATAATACAGGAGGTAAACCCAATTTACAAAAGACCCAATATTCCCGATAGTCCAATAAGTTTTAGAACCCATTTTTACGCGCCTGAAAAGTATTTTATGGGTAAATTTTACAATACATTACCATTTAATGTTGTCCTAATATGGGTAATGACAATTTTACTCTTCGTTCTTCTTTATTTTGATGTTTTGAGAAAATTGGTGGATTATTTCGGCAATCTTTCAAAATATCGATAA
- a CDS encoding DinB family protein codes for MKLPEFYNPYVSLFKNEDCREVLNIEYKISLKFYKNINKKDSLFKYSPDKWSIRELLGHICDSEQIFAFRLLSILRNEKNPLPGFDHNAYVSNADFNSQEWEDLIKRYDFLRRNTIHLCNEIKKEDYSKFGNANGNDISIDALVFVIAGHEKHHRNVIKEKYLN; via the coding sequence ATGAAACTACCTGAATTTTATAACCCTTATGTAAGCTTATTTAAAAATGAAGATTGTAGGGAGGTTTTAAATATAGAGTATAAAATATCTTTAAAGTTCTATAAAAATATTAATAAAAAAGATTCACTTTTTAAGTACAGCCCAGACAAATGGTCTATTCGGGAATTGCTGGGACATATATGTGATTCTGAACAAATTTTTGCTTTTCGCCTTTTATCAATTTTGAGAAATGAAAAGAATCCATTACCTGGATTTGATCACAATGCCTATGTTTCAAATGCAGATTTTAATTCTCAGGAATGGGAGGACTTAATAAAGCGTTATGATTTTTTACGTAGAAATACAATACATCTTTGCAATGAGATAAAAAAAGAAGATTATTCTAAATTCGGGAATGCCAATGGAAATGATATTTCAATTGATGCTCTGGTATTTGTTATTGCCGGACATGAAAAACATCACAGAAATGTGATTAAAGAAAAGTATCTGAATTAG
- a CDS encoding DUF2452 domain-containing protein: MKEKNRDIQNPIDPDKIALNPGLLEYASNVGGALIKPTDKGKIKGRGLAAMEKQSQKQLEQIYGQIETLARQAQAIKERVEVSSRIYLAEMSFEPLIGHTYFLYQKNEDLDVLSMISPKEWGRKIPYAAFIASVELLPDHTWEVKESNLD, translated from the coding sequence ATGAAGGAAAAAAATAGAGACATACAAAACCCGATTGATCCGGATAAAATTGCATTAAATCCCGGTTTACTGGAATATGCCAGCAATGTTGGCGGTGCATTAATCAAACCAACAGACAAAGGGAAAATAAAGGGAAGAGGGCTGGCTGCAATGGAAAAACAAAGTCAAAAGCAGCTGGAACAAATCTATGGGCAAATTGAAACTCTTGCTCGACAAGCTCAGGCAATTAAGGAAAGAGTTGAAGTCTCAAGCCGAATTTATTTAGCTGAAATGAGTTTTGAACCCTTAATTGGACACACTTATTTTTTATATCAGAAAAATGAAGATCTGGACGTGCTATCAATGATATCTCCGAAAGAGTGGGGTAGGAAAATACCCTATGCAGCATTTATTGCTTCTGTTGAACTATTACCTGATCATACCTGGGAAGTAAAAGAAAGTAATCTCGATTAA
- a CDS encoding biotin transporter BioY has protein sequence MLLALFMRPLTSFMLLLLYLIIGALGMPVFSGYNSGYAYLFSISAGFLYAFPLFAWFFSWLVNKHKNNSIKIFIDSLIAQIVLVVIGFSWVLIQNQAPIAKIAENAFWLLPGLLIKSILISLSNYVVINRLFRAKSTD, from the coding sequence ATGCTATTGGCTTTATTCATGAGACCCCTCACGTCATTCATGTTATTACTTCTTTATCTGATTATCGGAGCCTTAGGAATGCCAGTCTTTTCGGGATATAATTCCGGATATGCATATTTATTCTCCATCAGTGCAGGTTTTCTATATGCATTCCCACTATTCGCGTGGTTTTTTTCATGGCTCGTGAACAAACACAAAAACAACTCCATTAAAATTTTTATTGATTCACTAATAGCTCAAATCGTGCTGGTAGTAATCGGATTTTCATGGGTTTTGATTCAAAATCAAGCACCTATTGCAAAAATTGCAGAGAATGCATTTTGGCTTCTTCCAGGTTTGCTTATCAAATCAATTTTAATCTCACTGAGCAATTATGTAGTTATCAATAGATTATTCAGAGCAAAAAGTACTGATTAA
- a CDS encoding rhomboid family intramembrane serine protease, with amino-acid sequence MIFSSHFNKSTSIPLRFVLLLFAVYFSEILMKIDLGFLGIYPREFSGLIGILTAPVIHGNYIHLISNALPILILGTVLFYFYDRIAIPVFIICYFMTGILVWVFAKPNYHIGASGLIYGIALFLMTFGIFRKDLTSILISLIVAFFYGGIIYGVFPSQVGISWESHFFGALMGLVSASYFSRYKKVSSYY; translated from the coding sequence ATGATTTTTTCCAGTCATTTTAATAAGAGTACAAGCATCCCACTGCGTTTTGTGCTCTTGCTCTTTGCTGTTTATTTCTCTGAAATTCTTATGAAAATAGACCTGGGATTTCTAGGCATATATCCAAGAGAATTTAGCGGCCTAATTGGTATTCTTACTGCGCCGGTAATTCACGGCAACTATATACACCTTATTTCAAATGCACTCCCAATTTTAATCCTGGGAACAGTTTTGTTCTATTTTTATGATAGAATCGCAATTCCGGTATTTATCATTTGTTATTTCATGACAGGTATTTTGGTATGGGTATTTGCCAAACCTAATTATCATATAGGTGCCAGCGGCTTGATATATGGAATAGCATTATTCTTAATGACTTTTGGTATATTCAGGAAAGATCTAACCTCAATTTTAATCTCTTTGATAGTTGCATTTTTTTATGGTGGAATTATCTATGGTGTATTCCCAAGTCAGGTTGGTATTTCCTGGGAGAGTCATTTTTTTGGAGCTTTAATGGGGCTTGTGTCAGCATCCTATTTCTCGCGTTATAAAAAAGTTAGTTCTTATTATTAG
- a CDS encoding DUF4097 family beta strand repeat protein, whose translation MHYKIFCFSLFILLSCTRDKNKPYENVNIIRDEKEKKPKVKQELKIPSTFAKSSMILIELSQSDLEINSWDKDSVLINKVFPEMGNKNSEVYQGNNQIVIREKSIIKNQKGNTWKINVPKIINLTIRSENGSVSIKNVSGTFNINCTTGDIDIENSSTALQALSQSGDINLTDWELMGRSKISTSSGKLSIDAKNELAYQMSAHTGTDTLSISLNGYPLKMNLEILTFQGGGKVYCDFTTSGIEEFYSDALNKYYDLRKVQLNDSYPSSSISTGNGTIIIRR comes from the coding sequence ATGCATTATAAAATATTTTGTTTTAGCCTATTCATTTTACTTTCATGTACCAGGGATAAAAATAAACCCTATGAGAATGTCAATATAATCCGCGATGAAAAGGAAAAAAAACCAAAAGTCAAACAAGAACTGAAAATTCCTAGCACTTTTGCCAAAAGTTCTATGATTTTAATTGAGTTAAGTCAAAGTGACCTTGAGATTAATTCATGGGACAAGGACAGTGTTTTGATAAATAAAGTTTTTCCTGAGATGGGGAATAAAAATTCCGAAGTCTATCAGGGTAATAATCAAATAGTTATTCGCGAAAAATCAATCATTAAGAATCAAAAAGGTAATACCTGGAAGATAAATGTTCCAAAAATTATAAACCTTACAATCAGGTCTGAAAATGGGAGTGTTAGTATAAAAAACGTCAGCGGCACTTTTAATATTAATTGTACAACAGGAGATATTGATATAGAAAATTCAAGTACGGCACTTCAGGCTCTGAGTCAATCCGGAGATATTAATTTAACCGACTGGGAGCTTATGGGACGATCAAAAATTAGTACAAGTTCGGGAAAACTGTCAATTGATGCCAAGAATGAACTTGCCTATCAGATGAGCGCGCATACAGGTACCGATACATTGTCAATATCGCTCAATGGATATCCATTAAAAATGAATTTAGAAATATTAACCTTTCAGGGTGGTGGAAAGGTTTATTGTGATTTTACAACTTCCGGTATCGAAGAGTTTTATTCTGATGCTTTAAACAAGTATTATGACCTTAGAAAAGTTCAATTGAATGATTCTTATCCCAGTTCTTCGATAAGCACTGGTAACGGTACAATTATTATAAGGAGATAA
- a CDS encoding helix-turn-helix transcriptional regulator, with amino-acid sequence MDAIVVKIKSLLETKKLSASEFADLIGVKRANVSHVLSGRNKPSLDFVIKLCESFEEIDLNALLLNKNSRLQNDANEIESSENVIIKKNDLYEHSLSQLDNNSEIERIVIFFKNGSFKDYGNHETT; translated from the coding sequence ATGGATGCTATAGTTGTTAAAATTAAATCCTTGCTGGAAACAAAAAAATTAAGCGCTTCTGAATTTGCAGATTTAATTGGAGTGAAACGCGCCAATGTTTCACATGTTCTTTCAGGTAGAAACAAACCAAGTTTGGACTTTGTAATAAAGCTTTGTGAGTCTTTTGAGGAGATAGATTTAAACGCTCTCCTATTGAATAAAAATAGTCGCTTACAAAATGATGCGAATGAAATTGAATCAAGTGAAAATGTTATTATAAAAAAAAATGATTTATACGAACATTCCCTATCTCAATTAGATAATAATTCCGAGATTGAAAGAATTGTTATATTTTTCAAAAACGGATCATTTAAAGATTATGGAAACCATGAAACTACCTGA
- a CDS encoding VTT domain-containing protein: protein MSRRKKEAFKFFTKNLLQGIIWFAIILLVLWLGAKYLPDDIKNWLTPLRERPFLVYSIFFASEVIFGIIPPEIFMVWALDQGVIYYMEVIMLLTVLSYAGGIIAYFIGRFFSNTAIFRHFKKSESYYNYSRTYRRYGGILILIAAVTPLPFALISMISGSFSYSFRMYLRFAAFRILRFVVYGYFIWEGMNISF, encoded by the coding sequence GTGAGTCGAAGAAAAAAAGAAGCTTTTAAATTTTTTACTAAAAATCTCTTACAAGGGATCATATGGTTTGCTATAATTCTTTTGGTTCTTTGGCTTGGTGCCAAATATCTGCCCGATGACATCAAAAACTGGCTCACACCACTAAGAGAAAGGCCATTTCTGGTTTACAGTATTTTTTTTGCTTCTGAAGTTATTTTCGGAATTATTCCTCCTGAAATATTTATGGTTTGGGCATTGGATCAAGGTGTGATCTATTACATGGAGGTAATTATGCTTTTAACCGTTCTCTCATACGCTGGTGGCATAATTGCCTATTTTATTGGTCGTTTTTTTTCCAATACGGCCATATTCCGTCATTTTAAGAAAAGTGAGTCCTATTATAATTACAGTAGAACCTATAGAAGATATGGAGGTATTTTAATATTGATCGCAGCAGTCACTCCTTTGCCTTTTGCATTAATAAGTATGATCTCGGGAAGTTTTTCCTACAGTTTTAGAATGTATTTGCGTTTTGCCGCTTTTAGGATTTTAAGGTTTGTAGTATATGGTTATTTCATCTGGGAAGGAATGAATATAAGTTTCTAA
- the dacB gene encoding D-alanyl-D-alanine carboxypeptidase/D-alanyl-D-alanine-endopeptidase has product MKFICFILFALLCFDVHSAIRNINEAVLQFQGLPGLKNSSWSIKARNLSSNTEIIDVNSSMSLIPASTLKAITTGVALLEMGSSYTFQTKLAYSGTVEDSILNGDVIIIAGGDPSFGNLDFYDFNILEKWTEKINQLGIVQINGELLVLDTHYSGLLTPSTWVYQDLGNYYGASPASLTFKNNTFPITFDQNPEIGGLTRILDPDGEELGINLINQVKSGTKNSGDRAYVYGCPNCDIYAIRGTIPAGMGTFTIKASIPDPARYFLNQFEKQLLDNNILVNGKKEARYEYKNAITILDSHKSIDLSEILRETNVNSNNLYAEHLILEMAKNKALDKPEDVIPFFFDQHLSSEGLFIADGSGLSRYNAITTSNHIELFEHIYNSEHFESYLATFPKGGKEGTIKNMFKQMNGNEFYVKSGTLSRVKAFSGFILNSDKELIAFSFIVNNYDGNSSEISSEMEKVIYSLTD; this is encoded by the coding sequence ATGAAATTTATCTGCTTCATACTTTTCGCACTGCTCTGTTTTGATGTTCATTCGGCTATTCGAAATATCAATGAGGCAGTTTTACAATTTCAAGGATTACCTGGCTTAAAGAATTCTTCATGGTCCATTAAAGCGAGAAATCTAAGCAGTAATACAGAGATCATCGATGTAAACAGCTCCATGAGCCTCATACCTGCTTCAACACTCAAGGCAATAACAACAGGAGTAGCCTTACTTGAAATGGGTTCATCATACACATTTCAAACGAAACTCGCATATAGCGGTACTGTGGAAGATTCAATACTTAATGGAGATGTAATAATTATTGCCGGAGGAGATCCAAGTTTTGGTAATTTGGATTTTTACGACTTCAACATTCTAGAAAAATGGACTGAAAAAATAAATCAATTAGGTATCGTGCAAATCAATGGAGAGCTCTTGGTATTGGATACACATTACTCCGGATTACTGACTCCTTCTACCTGGGTTTATCAGGATCTTGGAAATTATTACGGTGCCAGCCCTGCTTCATTAACTTTTAAGAATAATACTTTCCCAATCACTTTTGATCAAAACCCTGAAATTGGCGGATTAACAAGAATATTGGATCCGGATGGCGAAGAACTCGGAATTAATCTTATAAATCAAGTTAAATCCGGAACGAAGAATTCAGGAGACAGGGCTTATGTGTATGGCTGTCCTAATTGTGATATATATGCTATTAGAGGCACAATTCCCGCAGGAATGGGAACATTTACCATAAAGGCAAGTATTCCGGATCCCGCGCGATACTTTCTCAATCAATTTGAAAAACAATTGCTTGATAATAATATTCTTGTCAATGGCAAAAAAGAGGCCAGGTATGAATATAAGAATGCAATTACAATTTTAGATTCACATAAATCAATAGACTTGAGTGAGATACTCAGAGAAACCAATGTTAATAGCAATAATTTATACGCGGAACATTTAATATTGGAAATGGCAAAAAACAAAGCATTGGACAAACCCGAAGATGTAATCCCATTTTTTTTTGATCAACATCTAAGTTCAGAAGGTTTATTTATTGCTGATGGAAGTGGTTTGTCGCGATATAATGCGATTACGACTTCAAATCATATTGAACTCTTTGAACATATTTATAACTCCGAACATTTTGAAAGCTATTTGGCTACTTTCCCAAAAGGAGGTAAAGAGGGTACCATTAAAAATATGTTTAAACAAATGAACGGGAATGAGTTTTATGTCAAATCGGGAACGCTAAGTCGGGTAAAGGCCTTTAGCGGTTTTATACTAAACTCAGATAAGGAATTAATCGCTTTTTCCTTCATTGTGAATAATTACGATGGCAACAGTTCTGAAATAAGTTCAGAGATGGAAAAGGTTATTTACAGTCTTACAGATTAA
- the guaA gene encoding glutamine-hydrolyzing GMP synthase: MPEEIVILDFGSQYTQLIARRVRELNVFCEIYPYNKVPVLNPEIKGIILSGSPCSVHDTEAPELDLKYIRGKIPLLGICFGAQYLAKTNGGSVERSNTREYGRAHLVSIHQENQLFRGIANNSQVWMSHGDTIKTLPEGAEIIASTEDVEVGAYSFSNEATFGIQFHPEVTHTEEGKLILHNFIVNICGCSQDWTPAHFVEETIYKLKSQLGNDKVVLGLSGGVDSSVAAMLLQQAIGKQLFCIFVDNGLLRKNEFKKVLHSYRDMGLNVIGVDSKEQFYKALEGISDPELKRKAIGKTFIEVFDEEAHKIKDVKWLAQGTIYPDVIESVSVKGPSATIKSHHNVGGLPDKMNLKVVEPLRFLFKDEVRKAGQALNLDPNILNRHPFPGPGLAIRILSDITSEKVRILQEVDDIFIEGLHKNNLYNEVWQAGAMLLPVQSVGVMGDERTYENVIALRAVSSHDGMTADWSRLPYDFLARISNDIINKVKGVNRVVFDISSKPPATIEWE; the protein is encoded by the coding sequence ATGCCTGAAGAAATAGTAATCCTGGACTTTGGTTCTCAATACACTCAACTGATAGCCAGACGCGTTAGAGAGTTGAATGTTTTTTGTGAAATATATCCATATAACAAGGTCCCCGTGCTTAATCCCGAAATTAAGGGAATTATACTTTCCGGAAGTCCTTGCTCGGTTCACGATACCGAAGCACCCGAATTAGATCTAAAGTATATAAGAGGTAAAATCCCTTTATTGGGAATTTGTTTTGGAGCTCAATATCTGGCCAAAACCAATGGTGGCTCGGTCGAAAGATCAAATACCAGAGAATATGGAAGAGCTCACTTAGTAAGCATACATCAGGAAAATCAATTATTCAGAGGCATAGCCAATAATTCTCAAGTTTGGATGTCTCATGGAGATACAATCAAAACCTTACCTGAGGGTGCTGAAATTATTGCTTCTACTGAGGATGTGGAAGTGGGAGCATACAGTTTTTCAAACGAAGCAACGTTTGGCATACAATTTCATCCGGAAGTTACCCATACAGAAGAGGGGAAATTAATTCTGCATAATTTTATTGTGAATATTTGTGGATGTTCTCAGGACTGGACACCCGCACATTTTGTTGAAGAGACCATTTATAAACTAAAATCCCAACTGGGAAATGACAAGGTGGTGCTTGGCCTTTCAGGTGGTGTGGATTCAAGTGTTGCTGCCATGTTGTTACAACAAGCAATCGGAAAACAGCTGTTCTGTATTTTTGTAGACAACGGCCTACTGCGCAAAAACGAATTTAAAAAAGTGCTTCACTCCTATCGCGATATGGGTTTAAATGTGATCGGTGTAGATTCTAAAGAGCAATTTTATAAGGCACTTGAAGGAATAAGCGATCCGGAACTAAAAAGAAAAGCTATTGGAAAGACATTTATTGAAGTATTCGATGAAGAAGCCCATAAGATAAAAGATGTAAAATGGCTGGCACAGGGAACTATTTATCCGGACGTTATAGAATCTGTTTCTGTAAAAGGGCCTTCAGCAACTATAAAATCTCATCATAATGTCGGTGGATTACCCGATAAAATGAATTTAAAAGTTGTCGAACCTCTACGATTTTTGTTTAAAGATGAAGTTAGAAAAGCAGGTCAGGCATTAAATCTTGATCCAAACATACTCAACAGACATCCATTCCCGGGTCCAGGCCTGGCCATTAGAATTCTTAGCGATATTACTTCTGAAAAAGTCAGGATTTTACAGGAAGTTGATGACATTTTTATTGAAGGACTCCACAAGAATAATTTGTACAACGAAGTATGGCAAGCCGGAGCGATGCTTTTACCGGTTCAATCCGTTGGGGTAATGGGAGATGAAAGAACTTATGAAAATGTGATAGCTTTAAGGGCAGTAAGCAGCCATGATGGAATGACTGCAGATTGGAGCAGGCTTCCTTATGATTTTCTTGCCAGAATTTCAAATGACATAATCAATAAAGTAAAAGGCGTGAATAGAGTTGTATTTGACATAAGTTCAAAACCTCCAGCGACAATCGAATGGGAATAA